One Vespula pensylvanica isolate Volc-1 chromosome 1, ASM1446617v1, whole genome shotgun sequence genomic region harbors:
- the LOC122631585 gene encoding neurotrimin-like, giving the protein MRRSSYVNYYVLCLVCWILLGITGVSTRSHSLVKRFDGIYTGPYFDSNSPTNITAQLGSHAYLPCKVRQLGNKSVSWIRRRDSHILSVDRTMFIPDERFQAIFADASDTWTLQVKYVQARDEGEYECQISTDPKKSHIIKLNIVVPKIEILGDRDMYVKTGSTVAIRCMIKQSLEGPFYVFWYHEGDRVLNYQQGKIDIQTKRIDHDTVSSLVIRNARREDSGNYTCSPSNLDSASVQLHVLNGEHPAAIQRGISSAPGGCHTFWWFVGVVTLYSSHGSRNYILLLLAVMVLYSKNPSYFTPER; this is encoded by the exons atgaGGAGATCCTCTTACGTCAACTATTACGTCCTGTGCCTCGTCTGTTGGATCCTTTTGGGTATTACCg GTGTGAGCACCAGATCGCATTCCTTGGTGAAGAGGTTCGACGGGATTTACACGGGTCCGTATTTCGACTCGAACTCACCGACGAACATAACGGCGCAACTAGGCTCTCATGCGTACCTACCGTGCAAAGTGCGACAGCTCGGTAACAAATCG GTCTCGTGGATCAGGAGAAGAGACTCGCACATACTCTCCGTGGATAGGACCATGTTCATCCCCGACGAGAGGTTCCAGGCGATCTTCGCGGACGCGTCGGACACTTGGACGTTGCAGGTGAAATACGTCCAGGCACGGGACGAGGGCGAATACGAGTGCCAAATCTCGACGGATCCGAAGAAGAGTCACATTATCAAGCTCAACATCGTCG TGCCAAAAATCGAGATCCTGGGAGACCGGGACATGTACGTGAAAACTGGAAGCACGGTCGCAATACGTTGCATGATAAAGCAATCTCTCGAGGGGCCGTTCTATGTCTTCTGGTATCACGAGGGCGATCGCGTTCTCAATTATCAGCAGGGTAAGATCGACATCCAGACTAAAAGGATCGATCACGATACGGTTAGCAGTCTCGTGATTCGCAACGCCAGGCGGGAAGACTCTGGTAATTACACCTGCAGTCCGAGTAATTTGGACAGTGCCAGCGTGCAACTTCATGTTCTGAATG GAGAACATCCAGCGGCGATCCAAAGAGGAATCAGCTCGGCTCCTGGCGGTTGTCATACGTTTTGGTGGTTCGTAGGAGTGGTCACGCTCTACTCGAGTCACGGAAGTCGAAACTACATCCTTCTCCTCCTGGCCGTCATGGTCCTTTACTCGAAAAATCCATCTTACTTCACGCCGGAACGATAA